The following is a genomic window from bacterium.
TGGTGCGGCGCCTGCTCCGGCGCGGCGATCTCCCGTCGCTGCGCGTCGGCCGCGCGTGGCGGGTCGACGAAGAAGATCTCCGCCGCTGGATCCGGCGCCGCCGGCGGAGCGGCGCCGAGCATGCGCGCCCGGCGTTCAACGGCCGGGGCGCATGCCTGTGCGGCTGCGGCGAACCCGTCGCCGGCCCGGGCGCCCGCTTTCTCCCGGGACACGGCGGCAAGATGGTGCACCGGCTGATGACGGAGGAAGGCATGACGTTCGACGCGGCGCGCGAAGCGGTCCGCCGCGTCGAACGGCCGCGCCAACAGCAGCGGCTGTTCTGATCCCCCGTTGGTTGGATATAATGAGGCCATGGAAAAGCGGACCGCCGCGGATCTTCGGCGCGCGTTCGGCCGCCGCGTGCACGACGCGCGGCGCGGCGCGGGCCTGAGTCAGACCGAGCTCGCCCGAGTGCTCGGGTTGCGGAGCGGCGTGGCGGTCGGCGACTGGGAGCGCGGCAAGGCACTGCCCAAGTTCGAAACGTTCCTCCGGCTGTGCGAAGCCGTCAATCAGCCGCCCGCGTACTTCATCGACGGCTACCGTGACCGGCCGGTCAAAGATCCCGTCGATCGCCTGCGGGAGACGTTCGAGGCCGCCGACGCGAAAGCCGCGCAGCGGCATCTCGAGCTCCTGCACCGGCTCGAGCATCTCCCTGTGGAGGTCGGGCGCGGCATCGCGCCGGAAGAACTGCGCTCCGCGCTGGAGCAGCTGCGGTTCGAAGACGCCGCGGACACCGCCAAAGCGCGCCTGGCCGCCGCGGGACGGCGCAGCGACCCGTCCGGTCCCGCGATGAGACCCCTCGAGGAATCGCGAGAGGCGGCCGCGCAGGAAGCGTTCCGCCTCGGGTGGGAAGCGGCCCTCGGCGCGCTGCGGGAGTGGCTGCACCGGCGCGGACGCGCCTGATGCCGTCGCGGCTCTTCGTGTACGGCACCCTGCAGAACGAGCGCCTTGTGGAGCGTTTGCTCGGTCGCCGCCTCGCGTGGCGGCCGGCGGTGCTGGAGGGCTACCGCCGCATGCTCGACGCCGCGATCGGCTACCCGGTCGTCCATCCTCTGGCGGGCTTCCGCGTGGGCGGCCGACTGCTCGAGGACGTGGACCGGGAAGCCCTCACCGCGCTCGACGCCTATGAAGGCCGCGAGTACCGCCGTGTGACGGTCCGCGTCCAGACGAGCGACGGCGAGGCGGTTGACGCGTTCGCGTACGTTCCGGCCACACCCGCCGCCGGCCAAACAACACGCTGAACAGCCGGCGTCGGACGTCGTCGGTCCGCTGCCGGAAGATCAACTTTTGAGGTTGGTTGGAAATCGCTCCAGGGACTTTCGGATCCTCGACAGCGCTTCGGTAATGGCCTCGACGGAGTTGGCATAGCTGAGCCTCAGGAACCCGCGGCCGTGGGCGCCGAACGCGGTTCCCGAGAGCACCGCCACGCCGCCGTCGTTCAACAGGTGCGCCGCGAGCGCGCCGCCGTCCGGATCGATCGCGCTCACGTTCGGGAAGGCGTAGAAGGCTCCGGCCGGCACGTTGCAGCGGACCCCCGGCAGCTCGCGCAGGCCCCGGACGATCACGTCGCGGCGCCGCCGGAACTCCGTGACCATCCGTTCGACGCAGCCCTGATCGCCGCGCAGCGCCGCGACGCCGGCCAGCTGCGTGGCCGCGGCGGTGCAGGAGTTGGAGTTCACCATCAACTGGACGAGGCGGGCGGTCACCTCGCGCGGCGCGACGCCGTAGCCGAGACGCCAGCCGGTCATCGCGTAGGTTTTGCTGAAGCCGTCGAGAATGACGGTCTGCTCGGCCATGCCCGGCAGCGATGCGATGCTGACAAACTCCGCCCCGTACAGGATCCGCCCGTAGATTTCGTCGGAGAGCACGGTAATCGGCTTCCCGCGGACCATGCCGGCGATCTCTTCCAAGTCCCCGCGGGACAGCACGCCCGCCGTGGGATTGTGCGGCGAATTGAGGATCACGAGGCGCGTGCGCGGCGTAATCAACGCGCGCAGCCCCTCGGGATCCGCCCGGAATTCGCGGTCCTCGCGCAGCACCCAGGGTACCGGCTTGGCCCCGAGGAAACGCGCCACCGATTCGTAGATCGGGAACCCCGGATCGGGAAAGATCACCTCGTCGCCGGGGTTCAGCAGCGCGAGCATCGTGAAGAACATCACCGGCTTGCCGCCGGGTGTGATCACAACATGATCAGGGTGGACCGGAATACGGCGCGAGCGCGAGACCTCCTCCGCGATCGCCTCGCGCGCTTCGAGAAGCCCCGCGGCCGGAGTGTAGTGCGTGTAGCCGTCGCGCAGCGCGCGGATCGCGGCGTCCTTGATGTGCGCCGGCGTGTCGAAGTCCGGCTCGCCGATCTCGAGGTGGATGACCGAGCGGCCCTGGGCCTCGAGCGCCCGGGCGCGGGCCAAGACCTCGAAGGCGGTCTCGGTGCCGAGCACCGCCATGCGGTCCGCGAACGGCGCGCCGGGCATCACGTGCCCTCCTGCCAGCCGCCGAGGTAGCGCGCCTGCTCGGGAGTCAGCTGGTCGATCGCCACGCCGGAGGCGCCGAGCTTCAGCAGCGCGACCTGCCGGTCGATCTCCGGCGGCACGCCGTAGACGTCGGGGGCGAGCGTTCCGCCGCGCCTCGCAAGATACTCCATCACCAGCGCCTGGTTGGCGAAGCTCATATCCATCACCGCCGCCGGATGGCCCTCCGCGGCCGCGAGGTTCAAGAGGCGTCCTTCCGCGAGCACGTAGATCCGGCGCCCGTCGCGGAGCCGGAACTCCTCGACGTTCGGGCGCACGGGCCGGCGCGACTCCGCGAGATCCGCGAGCGCCGCGAGATCGATCTCGACGTCGAAGTGGCCGGAATTGGCCACGATCGCCCGGTCCTTCATCGCCTCGAAGTGCTCGCGCCGCACGATGGACGTATTGCCGGTGACCGTGAGAACAACGTCCGCCTCGCGCACCGCCTGGAGCATCGGCAGCACGCGGTGGCCGTCCATGTGCGCCTCGAGGGCGCGGACCGGATCGACCTCCGTGACGATCACCTGCGCGCCCATCCCGCGCGCCCGCAGCGCCAGCCCGCGCCCGCAGTTGCCGTAACCGGCGACGGCGATCGACCGGCCGGCCAGGAGCAGGTTGGTGGCGCGCAGCAGCCCGTCGAGGGTCGACTGGCCGGTGCCGTAGCGGTTGTCGAAGAGGTGCTTGGTCAGCGCGTCGTTCACGGCGACGATCGGATACTTGAGCACGCCGGCCTTGGCCATGCTGCGGAGCCGGATCACTCCCGTCGTCGTCTCCTCGCTGCCGCCCCGCACGCCGCCGAGCAGCTCCGAGCGGGAGTTGTGAATTGTCGAGACGAGGTCCGCGCCGTCGTCCATCGTGAGATGCGGCTTCGTGTCGAGCGCCTGGTTGATGTGGCGGTAGTACGTGTCGCGGTCTTCGCCGCGCGTCGCGAACACCGGCAGGTGCCACTCCGACACGAGCGCCGCGGCCACGTCGTCCTGCGTGGAGAGCGGGTTACTGGCGCACAGCGCGACCTGCGCACCGCCGTCGTGGAGCGTGCGCATCAGGTTGGCGGTCTCGGTCGTGACGTGCAGGCAGGCGGCGATCCGCGTGCCGGCGAGCGGCCGCTCCCGCGCGAACCGCTCCCGGATGGCCCGCAGCGCGGGCATCTCCCCGTCCGCCCACGCGATGCGGTCCCACCCGGCCTTCGCCAGCCCGGGGTCCTTGATGTCTGCGTTCACTGCACACCTCCCGAGTTCACGACGCCCTCGGAATTCTAGCGCGCGGCCACTTCGACGACAACCGCGGTCTCCCCCGGGCGGTCAGCGGCGTCCGCCCGCGAGCCGCGCGGATTCCGGCCGCGCGCGCAGCCGAAGCATCGCGACGCAGCCGAGCGCCGGCCCGACGCTCAGCAGCACGAACGCGGGCCGCCATCCGGCCGCCGCGACCACAACCGGCAGCACCTGGATGCTGACCGCGGTCAAGAGAAAACCGAGCGACGTCTGCAGCGCGAGCGCGCTGCCGATGCGCCGGGGATCGGCGATCTCGCTGATCGCCGCGGAGAACTGCGCCGAATCCGCGATGACGGCGATGCCCCAGACCGCCGCCACCGCGACGACCAGCCACGGGGCGCGTCCGAACAGGAGGCCGGCGGCCACGGCGCAGGCGCCGCTCAACGCCATCGCGCCTGCGGTCGTGACCGTCCGGCCGATCCGGTCCGCCACCGCCCCCCCGGCGATGCATCCGCCCGCGCCGATCCCGATCACCGCGAACGCTGCCAACCCGGCGGACCGCCGCACGTCGGCCGCGGCGCCGAGACCACCCGACGCCTGGAAGCTCGCCAGCAGAAACGCCGGGATCCACGTCCACATCGCGTACAGCTCCCACATGTGGCCGAGATAGCCGAAGTTGGCGAGGCGCAGCGCGGGATCGCGAAGCGCGCGAAACGCCCAGCCGAGGTCGAGCCGGGCCGCGGACGCGTCGAACGGGCCGGGGCGCACGCAGCCGGCCACGAGGATCGCCGAGAGTACGGCGCCGGCGCTCGTCGCCGCGAGCACAGACTGCCAGTGAAACGCGCCCGCCGTCTCGGCCGCGATCAGATGCGGCAGGGCCGACCCGAGCGTCAGCGCGCCGACGAGCGTGCCGATCGCGAGGCCCCGGCCTTCGCGAAACCAGCCCGCCATGAGCTTCATCCCCGTGGGATAGACGCCGGCCAGCAGCATTCCGAGCACGATCCTGAGGCAGACCGCGGGCACGAGCCGCCCGGCCGCCAGCGGAAAGAGGCCGTTCGCGATCGCCGCCCCGATCGCCGATGCCGCGAAGACCGTGCGCGACGAGAGCACATCGTTGAGTCCGCTCACGGCGAGCCCGAGCGCCCCCGCGACGAAGCCGACCTGCACCCCGACGGTAAGCAGCCCGAGCTGCGGCGCGGACAGCCCCCAGTCGCGCGCGAGGGCCGGGGCGACCGCGGCCGCGCTGAACCACGTGCTCATCGCCCCGATCTGCGCCGCGGCGATGAGTCCCAACGCGCGCCAGCGTCCGGGGGCCACGCGGAGATCGGAAACGGTCGAATGCCGCGCCGCCATTCCTTCTACGTTACCAGGAAGATGAGCGGGCCGGGCAAGAAGTCGATCCTATGATTCCGACCCCCGCCGCCGGACTCCGCAGCCAGCCGCTTGCCCCGCCGCCTCTGCGCGCGGCGCCGCTCGATCTAGACACTCTGTTTTTCACGCGGCGGATCGCCGCGGTCGAATGGTCCGCGGACGGGCGCGTCCTGTTCTTCGAAACGAACGTGACGGGCCGCTTCAACATCTGGCAGGTGCCGCGCGGAGGCGGGTGGCCGGTCCAACTGACCGTATCGGGTGAGCGGACCGCGCTCGCCCGGCCGTCGCCGGATGGCCGCTGGGTCTTGTTCACGCAGGACCGCGGCGGCAACGAGAAACCGAACCTCTACCTGCAGCCCCTGCCTCACGGACGACCGCGGGCGATCACCTCGACCGACCGCGTGGCGTACCGGAGTATGCGCTGGTCGCCGGACGGCCGCGCCCTTGCGTTCGCCGCCGAGCGGGCCGCGCCCGGAACCTACGACGTCTACCGGCTCGACCCCGAGACCGCGGACGTACAGCGCGTTGCCGGGCACGACGGCGGCCAGTGCACCGTCGTGCGATGGAGCCCGGACGGACGCCGGCTCGCCGTAACGCGGACGTGGGATTATGCGCACAGCGGCGTCGGCGTTCTCGACCTCTCGAGCGGCGAAGAGCGGACCCTCCTGCCGATCGCGGCGAACGCCGACCACGTCGCGCTCGGCTGGACGGGCGACGGCCGCGCCCTGCTCGTGTCCTCCAGCGCGACGCCGCACGGGACGTACGGCGTCGCGCGCGTGGACGCCGCGACCGGGGAGGTGACGTGGCTCGACGCGGGCGAGTGGGATGTGGAACTGCTCGACGTCGCGCCGGCCGGCGATCAGTACGTGTGCGCGCGGAACGAAGGCGGGACGCATACGGTCATGTTGCGAACGCTCGGCGGCGGCTCCCGGATGATTGACGTGCCGGCGGGCGTCGTCGCGGACGCGGTGTTCTCGCCGCGCGGAGACGCGCTCGCGCTGCTCCACGGCGCCGCGACCTCGCCCTTTGAACTCTGGCTGTGCGGGACGGCAGACGCGACGCCGGTCCGGTTGAGCCGCTCCCTCGTCGGGGGACTCGACGCCGGCGATTTCGTCCGTCCGAGCTTGGTAACGTATCCGTCGTTCGACCGCACGCCGATCTCGGCCTTCGTCTATCTGCCGCCCGGGGCGCGCTCCGACCGGCCGGCGCCCGCGATCGTGTTCGTGCACGGCGGCCCGGCGGCGCAGCACTTGAACGGCTGGACGCCGCTCGTGCAGTACCTCGTCTCCTGCGGTTTCGCGGTGATCGCGCCGAACTACCGCGGCTCGACCGGCTTCGGCCGGGCGTTCGAAGAGGCCAACATGCGGGACATGGGCGGCGGGGATCTGCGCGACGTCCTCGCGGCCGCGGACAGCATCGCCGGAAGCGGATACGTCGACCCGAAGCGCATCGCGGTGATGGGTGGATCCTACGGCGGCTACCTGACGCTGATGGCGCTGACCAAGCACCCTGAACGCTGGGCGGCGGGGGTCGCGATCGTCCCGTTCGCCAACTGGTTTACCGAATACGAGCACGAGGACCAGACGCTGCGGGACGCCGACCGCGCGCGCATGGGCGATCCCGTCGAGGACGCCGCGCTGTGGCGGGACCGCTCGCCGATCTTCTTCGCCGACCGCATCCGCGCGCCGCTGCTGGTGCTGGCCGGCGCGAACGACGTGCGGTGCCCGGCCGACGAGGCGGAGCAGATCGCCCGCGCCGTCCGCGCGAACGGCGGCGTCGCGGAACTAACGGTCTACTCGGACGAAGGCCACGGCTTCCGGCGGCGCGAGAACGAAATCGACGCGAACCGCCGGACGGCTGAGTTTCTGCGCCGCCACCTCACGCCGCCGGCCTGAACTTCTTCCGCTACTCCGGCGAAGGCAGGTCCTCGTCCCGCAAACCCACGCTCCGGGCGCACTCGACGAGCGCCCGCCACGTGTCGCCGGGGACCTCGAACCCGGCCGCGCGAGCGCGACGCGACTCGGCTTCCGGCTGGCCGGGCGTCCGCACGCGATCGAAGCCCGCGGCGGGCGGAACGGCGCGGATCCGGTCCGCGATCCGGCGCGCCTGCGCCTTCGCCTCCTCCGCCGGACGCATCGCCCCGGGGTCGAGGGCCATGAACAGGGCGCCGGAGTGATTGTGAACGGGCTCTTTGCCGGGCGCGTCGTGAATGGCGTCGGCTCCGGTCAGCGCCTGGCCGAGCAACTCCGCGGCCACGGACAGCCCGAACCCCTTGTGCGCGGCGGCGGGCAGCAGCGCCCCGCCGGCGTAGTAGTCCTCGACGCTCGTCGTCGGCCGGCCCTCCTTGTCGACGATGCAGCCCGACGGCAGCGGAAGGTGCCGGGCCCGGGCGACCATGATCTTGCCGGCCGCGACGGCGGTGGTGGCGAAGTCCATCACAAACGGATACTCGTCCTGTACGGGGAAGCCTACGGCGATCGGGTTGGTGCCGAGCGTGGGCTGACTTCCGCCGTGCGGCACCGCCGCGCGCCGTCCGAGCCCCCCGACCCATACAAATCCGACGCAACCCTGATCGGCCGCACGCTCCATGTATTCTCCCATCCGGCCGAGGTGGTTGCACCGCACCACCCCAACGGCGCCGACCCCGAATTCTCGCGCGCGCCGCACCGCCTCGTCCAGCGCCAGGCGGCCGGCGAGCTGCCCGAAGCCCCACTCGCCGCTCACCACGCCCACCGCGTGCCGCCCCTCGATCGCCTTGGGACGCACCGCGGGCCGGACGAGGCCGTCCCGGATCCGCTGCGCGTACTGCGGAATCCGCAGCACACCGTGGGAGTCGTGCCCCGTCAGGTTGGCGTCGACGAGTGATCGCGCGACCACGCGCGCGATGTCATCGGGCGCGCCGAGGGCGGCGAAGATCTTCGTCCCAAGCGTGGTCAGGGCGTCGGGTTGGAACCGTGCGGTCATGCGGCGACCACCTCTTTCGCGAAACTGCGTCACCGATTGTAACATGTGCGAAACGGCGGGAGGAAACGCGTCGCGCGTTTGCCAACACCGCACCCAAGGTGATCGAACTCTCTTGGAGGCGCACCGATGTCATCGCACCGAGTGAGCATGTTTGCCGCCGTCCTCGCGCTGGCGCTCGTCACGGCCGGCGCGCCGGGCGTCGCCGCCCAGCCGGCGACGACGGTCGAGGGAACCATCGCGACCGCGACGCCGACGTCGGCCGTCATCACGACGAAGACGGGCAGCACGACCGTCACGCTGAACGACAAGACGCAGGTGATTCGCCGGCTGCCGGCTGCGCTCGCCGACGTGAAGATCGGGACGTTTCTCGCGATCACTGCGAGCAAAGCGGCGGACGGGACGCTCACCGCCGTCTCGATGAACATCCTCGACGGGTTCCCGAGCGCGCGTAAGGGTCAATGGCCGATGGAGTCGGGCAACATCATGACCAATATGAACGTCGCGAGCGTCGTCTCGGGAGTCTCGGGCCGCACGCTCAAGCTGGCCTACCAGGACCAGACCACGTCGATCGTCGTGCCGAACAACACGCCGATTCGACGGATCGTGGAAGGCAAACTCAGCGACCTCAAGGCCGGCGAGCACGTGAGGGTGCGGGGCGAGAACGACGGCTACGGCAGCATCACCGCGTCGTACGTG
Proteins encoded in this region:
- a CDS encoding helix-turn-helix transcriptional regulator, yielding MEKRTAADLRRAFGRRVHDARRGAGLSQTELARVLGLRSGVAVGDWERGKALPKFETFLRLCEAVNQPPAYFIDGYRDRPVKDPVDRLRETFEAADAKAAQRHLELLHRLEHLPVEVGRGIAPEELRSALEQLRFEDAADTAKARLAAAGRRSDPSGPAMRPLEESREAAAQEAFRLGWEAALGALREWLHRRGRA
- the ahcY gene encoding adenosylhomocysteinase, translating into MNADIKDPGLAKAGWDRIAWADGEMPALRAIRERFARERPLAGTRIAACLHVTTETANLMRTLHDGGAQVALCASNPLSTQDDVAAALVSEWHLPVFATRGEDRDTYYRHINQALDTKPHLTMDDGADLVSTIHNSRSELLGGVRGGSEETTTGVIRLRSMAKAGVLKYPIVAVNDALTKHLFDNRYGTGQSTLDGLLRATNLLLAGRSIAVAGYGNCGRGLALRARGMGAQVIVTEVDPVRALEAHMDGHRVLPMLQAVREADVVLTVTGNTSIVRREHFEAMKDRAIVANSGHFDVEIDLAALADLAESRRPVRPNVEEFRLRDGRRIYVLAEGRLLNLAAAEGHPAAVMDMSFANQALVMEYLARRGGTLAPDVYGVPPEIDRQVALLKLGASGVAIDQLTPEQARYLGGWQEGT
- a CDS encoding DUF5666 domain-containing protein, with product MSSHRVSMFAAVLALALVTAGAPGVAAQPATTVEGTIATATPTSAVITTKTGSTTVTLNDKTQVIRRLPAALADVKIGTFLAITASKAADGTLTAVSMNILDGFPSARKGQWPMESGNIMTNMNVASVVSGVSGRTLKLAYQDQTTSIVVPNNTPIRRIVEGKLSDLKAGEHVRVRGENDGYGSITASYVSIE
- a CDS encoding gamma-glutamylcyclotransferase family protein, with amino-acid sequence MPSRLFVYGTLQNERLVERLLGRRLAWRPAVLEGYRRMLDAAIGYPVVHPLAGFRVGGRLLEDVDREALTALDAYEGREYRRVTVRVQTSDGEAVDAFAYVPATPAAGQTTR
- a CDS encoding Ldh family oxidoreductase, giving the protein MTARFQPDALTTLGTKIFAALGAPDDIARVVARSLVDANLTGHDSHGVLRIPQYAQRIRDGLVRPAVRPKAIEGRHAVGVVSGEWGFGQLAGRLALDEAVRRAREFGVGAVGVVRCNHLGRMGEYMERAADQGCVGFVWVGGLGRRAAVPHGGSQPTLGTNPIAVGFPVQDEYPFVMDFATTAVAAGKIMVARARHLPLPSGCIVDKEGRPTTSVEDYYAGGALLPAAAHKGFGLSVAAELLGQALTGADAIHDAPGKEPVHNHSGALFMALDPGAMRPAEEAKAQARRIADRIRAVPPAAGFDRVRTPGQPEAESRRARAAGFEVPGDTWRALVECARSVGLRDEDLPSPE
- a CDS encoding MFS transporter, whose product is MAARHSTVSDLRVAPGRWRALGLIAAAQIGAMSTWFSAAAVAPALARDWGLSAPQLGLLTVGVQVGFVAGALGLAVSGLNDVLSSRTVFAASAIGAAIANGLFPLAAGRLVPAVCLRIVLGMLLAGVYPTGMKLMAGWFREGRGLAIGTLVGALTLGSALPHLIAAETAGAFHWQSVLAATSAGAVLSAILVAGCVRPGPFDASAARLDLGWAFRALRDPALRLANFGYLGHMWELYAMWTWIPAFLLASFQASGGLGAAADVRRSAGLAAFAVIGIGAGGCIAGGAVADRIGRTVTTAGAMALSGACAVAAGLLFGRAPWLVVAVAAVWGIAVIADSAQFSAAISEIADPRRIGSALALQTSLGFLLTAVSIQVLPVVVAAAGWRPAFVLLSVGPALGCVAMLRLRARPESARLAGGRR
- a CDS encoding pyridoxal phosphate-dependent aminotransferase — protein: MPGAPFADRMAVLGTETAFEVLARARALEAQGRSVIHLEIGEPDFDTPAHIKDAAIRALRDGYTHYTPAAGLLEAREAIAEEVSRSRRIPVHPDHVVITPGGKPVMFFTMLALLNPGDEVIFPDPGFPIYESVARFLGAKPVPWVLREDREFRADPEGLRALITPRTRLVILNSPHNPTAGVLSRGDLEEIAGMVRGKPITVLSDEIYGRILYGAEFVSIASLPGMAEQTVILDGFSKTYAMTGWRLGYGVAPREVTARLVQLMVNSNSCTAAATQLAGVAALRGDQGCVERMVTEFRRRRDVIVRGLRELPGVRCNVPAGAFYAFPNVSAIDPDGGALAAHLLNDGGVAVLSGTAFGAHGRGFLRLSYANSVEAITEALSRIRKSLERFPTNLKS
- a CDS encoding helix-turn-helix domain-containing protein, whose amino-acid sequence is MTPRISRPGFLTPEEVAAELRVSPSVVRRLLRRGDLPSLRVGRAWRVDEEDLRRWIRRRRRSGAEHARPAFNGRGACLCGCGEPVAGPGARFLPGHGGKMVHRLMTEEGMTFDAAREAVRRVERPRQQQRLF
- a CDS encoding S9 family peptidase, whose product is MIPTPAAGLRSQPLAPPPLRAAPLDLDTLFFTRRIAAVEWSADGRVLFFETNVTGRFNIWQVPRGGGWPVQLTVSGERTALARPSPDGRWVLFTQDRGGNEKPNLYLQPLPHGRPRAITSTDRVAYRSMRWSPDGRALAFAAERAAPGTYDVYRLDPETADVQRVAGHDGGQCTVVRWSPDGRRLAVTRTWDYAHSGVGVLDLSSGEERTLLPIAANADHVALGWTGDGRALLVSSSATPHGTYGVARVDAATGEVTWLDAGEWDVELLDVAPAGDQYVCARNEGGTHTVMLRTLGGGSRMIDVPAGVVADAVFSPRGDALALLHGAATSPFELWLCGTADATPVRLSRSLVGGLDAGDFVRPSLVTYPSFDRTPISAFVYLPPGARSDRPAPAIVFVHGGPAAQHLNGWTPLVQYLVSCGFAVIAPNYRGSTGFGRAFEEANMRDMGGGDLRDVLAAADSIAGSGYVDPKRIAVMGGSYGGYLTLMALTKHPERWAAGVAIVPFANWFTEYEHEDQTLRDADRARMGDPVEDAALWRDRSPIFFADRIRAPLLVLAGANDVRCPADEAEQIARAVRANGGVAELTVYSDEGHGFRRRENEIDANRRTAEFLRRHLTPPA